A stretch of the Gossypium hirsutum isolate 1008001.06 chromosome D07, Gossypium_hirsutum_v2.1, whole genome shotgun sequence genome encodes the following:
- the LOC107954577 gene encoding vestitone reductase, with product MEGDKGIVCVTGGTGYVGSWLIKLLLELGHSVHTTVRADPGNKRDLSFLTNLPGANERLKIFTADLNDPESFGTAIEGCKGVFHVAAPMDFQDNEPEAVVTQRLIDGTLGILKTCLRSNTVKKVVYTSSITAVYFNKIKNVEIMDESYWSDVDYIRSEVKSYVSSYAITKTSTEKAVLEFAAQHGLDLVSIIPPMVLGPFICPKMHGPVRTALSPILGSRKNNNLLLNLAMVHMDDLARAFIFLLEHPEAKGRYNCSSDTVTAPKIVEILSTTHPEFPIVDTLEGIEGAKLPGLSSKKLLDLGFRFKYGVEDMYGGAIKSCKEKGLL from the exons ATGGAAGGAGATAAAGGAATAGTGTGCGTGACTGGAGGGACCGGTTACGTTGGCTCCTGGTTGATCAAACTGCTTCTTGAGCTCGGTCACTCTGTTCACACCACTGTTAGAGCTGACCCAG GTAACAAGAGAGACCTTAGCTTCCTCACCAACCTACCAGGAGCAAATGAAAGGCTTAAAATCTTCACAGCAGATCTTAATGATCCCGAGAGTTTTGGTACTGCCATCGAGGGGTGCAAAGGAGTTTTCCATGTTGCTGCTCCCATGGATTTCCAGGACAACGAACCCGAAGCAGTTGTGACCCAAAGGTTAATCGATGGAACATTAGGCATCTTGAAGACATGCTTGAGATCAAACACAGTGAAGAAAGTTGTATACACTTCTAGTATTACCGCTGTATATTTCAACAAGATCAAGAATGTGGAGATTATGGACGAGAGTTATTGGAGTGATGTGGATTACATTCGATCAGAAGTTAAGTCATATGTGAGTTCTTATGCCATTACCAAGACTTCGACAGAAAAAGCAGTTCTTGAATTTGCAGCACAACATGGATTGGATTTGGTTTCCATCATTCCTCCTATGGTTCTGGGTCCCTTCATCTGTCCCAAGATGCATGGTCCAGTGCGCACCGCATTGTCTCCCATCCTAG GGAGTAGGAAAAACAATAATCTTCTTCTCAATCTTGCAATGGTGCATATGGATGATTTGGCAAGGGCATTCATCTTCCTGCTTGAGCATCCTGAGGCAAAAGGAAGGTATAATTGTTCCTCTGATACGGTTACTGCTCCAAAGATAGTTGAAATTCTTTCAACTACCCATCCAGAATTCCCAATTGTAGA CACCCTGGAAGGAATTGAAGGTGCTAAATTGCCTGGTTTGTCATCAAAGAAGCTCTTGGATTTGGGTTTCAGATTCAAGTATGGGGTTGAGGATATGTATGGTGGAGCTATTAAAAGCTGCAAGGAGAAAGGCCTTCTCTAG